A single Oncorhynchus nerka isolate Pitt River linkage group LG10, Oner_Uvic_2.0, whole genome shotgun sequence DNA region contains:
- the LOC115135719 gene encoding vascular endothelial zinc finger 1-like isoform X1 gives MEPSWSTFLFQQANEALHHQHQVAQNSLLPLLNSGSEPVDQKPVMPILLDQKPPASAAELLKDNVACGTGSGRGPMPVVKKEHKSKTPFICGYCNKAFRDSYHLRRHESCHTGVKMVSRPKKTAQTAPTMVPLISTLPRENSGQPSYISTIAGILTTATPSVSSASSIMSPASMINIPQQSQPKRPAKPVKKNHGCEMCGKAFRDVYHLNRHKLSHSDEKPYECPICQQRFKRKDRMTYHVRSHDGGVHKPYVCSVCGKGFSRPDHLSCHVKHVHSSERPFKCQVTACTSAFATKDRLRSHMIRHEGKVTCNICGKMLSAAYITSHLKTHGQTNFNSSNKGDWQWNSSGGQKDSNDVHNSASATPVTGSAPITTMNRGNSINNPVTIASQMNISTNTVNVSLQHPVTITGPINIASINIPTTAHMNIAHPLAISTPMAMTMSGPLNIAMRSMESMPFLSQVLPSSPPW, from the exons CAGGCCAATGAAGCCCTCCACCACCAGCACCAGGTGGCCCAGAACAGCCTGCTGCCACTGCTCAACTCTGGGAGTGAGCCGGTGGACCAGAAGCCTGTAATGCCCATCCTCCTGGACCAGAAACCCCCTGCTAGTGCCGCCGAGCTCCTCAAAGACAATGTGGCCTGCGGGACTGGCAGCGGCAGGGGACCCATGCCCGTAGTGAAGAAGGAGCACAAGAGCAAGACACCCTTCATCTGTGGCTACTGCAACAAGGCCTTCCGTGACAGCTACCACCTGCGTCGCCACGAATCCTGCCACACGGGCGTCAAGATGGTGTCCCGGCCCAAGAAGACTGCTCAGACAGCCCCCACCATGGTGCCTCTCATCTCCACCTTGCCCAGGGAGAATAGTGGGCAGCCCTCTTACATATCCACCATCGCAGGCATCCTCACCACGGCCACCCCCTCTGTGTCTTCAGCCTCCAGCATCATGTCTCCAGCCTCTATGATCAATATACCCCAGCAGAGCCAGCCCAAAAGGCCTGCCAAGCCAGTGAAGAAGAACCACGGCTGTGAGATGTGTGGCAAGGCCTTCCGAGATGTCTACCACCTGAACCGTCACAAGCTGTCCCACTCGGACGAGAAGCCCTACGAGTGCCCCATCTGCCAGCAGCGTTTCAAGAGGAAGGACCGCATGACCTACCACGTGCGCTCTCACGACGGTGGAGTCCACAAGCCCTATGTCTGTTCCGTGTGTGGGAAAGGTTTCTCCAG gcCAGACCACCTGAGCTGCCACGTGAAGCATGTCCACTCCTCAGAAAGACCATTCAAATGCCAAGtaacg gcctGTACTTCTGCCTTCGCCACCAAAGACAGACTGCGCTCCCACATGATCCGACATGAAGGGAAGGTCACCTGCAACATCTGCGGCAAGATGCTGAGCGCAGCCTACATCACCAGCCATCTAAAGACACACGGCCAGACCAACTTTAATTCCTCAAACAAAG GGGACTGGCAGTGGAATTCCTCAGGGGGACAAAaag ACAGTAATGATGTCCACAACTCTGCCTCAGCCACACCTGTAACAGGCTCCGCCCCCATCACCACGATGAACCGGGGAAACTCCATCAACAACCCCGTCACCATAGCGTCGCAAATGAACATTTCCACCAACACGGTGAACGTCAGCCTCCAGCACCCAGTCACCATCACTGGACCCATCAACATCGCCTCGATCAACATCCCTACCACGGCACACATGAATATTGCCCACCCTCTGGCCATCAGCACCCCAATGGCCATGACAATGTCCGGGCCCCTCAACATCGCCATGAGGTCCATGGAGAGTATGCCTTTTCTGTCCCAAGTCCTGCCTTCGTCCCcaccctggtaa
- the LOC115135719 gene encoding vascular endothelial zinc finger 1-like isoform X2, whose product MEPSWSTFLFQQANEALHHQHQVAQNSLLPLLNSGSEPVDQKPVMPILLDQKPPASAAELLKDNVACGTGSGRGPMPVVKKEHKSKTPFICGYCNKAFRDSYHLRRHESCHTGVKMVSRPKKTAQTAPTMVPLISTLPRENSGQPSYISTIAGILTTATPSVSSASSIMSPASMINIPQQSQPKRPAKPVKKNHGCEMCGKAFRDVYHLNRHKLSHSDEKPYECPICQQRFKRKDRMTYHVRSHDGGVHKPYVCSVCGKGFSRPDHLSCHVKHVHSSERPFKCQVTACTSAFATKDRLRSHMIRHEGKVTCNICGKMLSAAYITSHLKTHGQTNFNSSNKDSNDVHNSASATPVTGSAPITTMNRGNSINNPVTIASQMNISTNTVNVSLQHPVTITGPINIASINIPTTAHMNIAHPLAISTPMAMTMSGPLNIAMRSMESMPFLSQVLPSSPPW is encoded by the exons CAGGCCAATGAAGCCCTCCACCACCAGCACCAGGTGGCCCAGAACAGCCTGCTGCCACTGCTCAACTCTGGGAGTGAGCCGGTGGACCAGAAGCCTGTAATGCCCATCCTCCTGGACCAGAAACCCCCTGCTAGTGCCGCCGAGCTCCTCAAAGACAATGTGGCCTGCGGGACTGGCAGCGGCAGGGGACCCATGCCCGTAGTGAAGAAGGAGCACAAGAGCAAGACACCCTTCATCTGTGGCTACTGCAACAAGGCCTTCCGTGACAGCTACCACCTGCGTCGCCACGAATCCTGCCACACGGGCGTCAAGATGGTGTCCCGGCCCAAGAAGACTGCTCAGACAGCCCCCACCATGGTGCCTCTCATCTCCACCTTGCCCAGGGAGAATAGTGGGCAGCCCTCTTACATATCCACCATCGCAGGCATCCTCACCACGGCCACCCCCTCTGTGTCTTCAGCCTCCAGCATCATGTCTCCAGCCTCTATGATCAATATACCCCAGCAGAGCCAGCCCAAAAGGCCTGCCAAGCCAGTGAAGAAGAACCACGGCTGTGAGATGTGTGGCAAGGCCTTCCGAGATGTCTACCACCTGAACCGTCACAAGCTGTCCCACTCGGACGAGAAGCCCTACGAGTGCCCCATCTGCCAGCAGCGTTTCAAGAGGAAGGACCGCATGACCTACCACGTGCGCTCTCACGACGGTGGAGTCCACAAGCCCTATGTCTGTTCCGTGTGTGGGAAAGGTTTCTCCAG gcCAGACCACCTGAGCTGCCACGTGAAGCATGTCCACTCCTCAGAAAGACCATTCAAATGCCAAGtaacg gcctGTACTTCTGCCTTCGCCACCAAAGACAGACTGCGCTCCCACATGATCCGACATGAAGGGAAGGTCACCTGCAACATCTGCGGCAAGATGCTGAGCGCAGCCTACATCACCAGCCATCTAAAGACACACGGCCAGACCAACTTTAATTCCTCAAACAAAG ACAGTAATGATGTCCACAACTCTGCCTCAGCCACACCTGTAACAGGCTCCGCCCCCATCACCACGATGAACCGGGGAAACTCCATCAACAACCCCGTCACCATAGCGTCGCAAATGAACATTTCCACCAACACGGTGAACGTCAGCCTCCAGCACCCAGTCACCATCACTGGACCCATCAACATCGCCTCGATCAACATCCCTACCACGGCACACATGAATATTGCCCACCCTCTGGCCATCAGCACCCCAATGGCCATGACAATGTCCGGGCCCCTCAACATCGCCATGAGGTCCATGGAGAGTATGCCTTTTCTGTCCCAAGTCCTGCCTTCGTCCCcaccctggtaa